From a region of the Butyrivibrio sp. AE3004 genome:
- a CDS encoding diaminopimelate dehydrogenase: MSTRIGILGYGNLGKGVELAVKAAPDMELVAVFTRRAPASLSIKTEGVPVVSVNEVEDWKDKIDVMILCGGSATDLPKQTPKYAKLFNVVDSFDTHARIPEHFANVDDKAKAAGKVAVISCGWDPGMFSLARVYSNAILPDGNDYTFWGKGVSQGHSDAIRRIEGVKNAKQYTIPVESALEAVRSGKNPELTTREKHTRECFVVLEDGADAAKVEKEIKEMPNYFADYDTTVHFISEEELLKNHSGMAHGGFVFRSGKTGADKEHNHIIEYSLKLDSNPEFTTSVLVAVARAAFRMQKEGQTGCKTMLDIPPAYLSDKSGEELRAHLL, translated from the coding sequence ATGAGTACTAGAATCGGAATACTGGGCTATGGAAATCTTGGAAAGGGAGTTGAGCTTGCAGTTAAAGCAGCACCGGATATGGAGCTTGTTGCCGTTTTCACAAGAAGAGCCCCCGCTTCATTATCTATAAAGACTGAGGGAGTTCCTGTAGTTTCCGTTAATGAAGTTGAGGACTGGAAGGACAAGATAGATGTTATGATCCTTTGCGGCGGAAGCGCAACAGATCTTCCGAAGCAGACACCCAAGTACGCAAAACTTTTCAATGTTGTTGACAGCTTTGATACTCACGCAAGAATCCCTGAGCACTTTGCAAATGTTGATGACAAGGCTAAGGCAGCAGGCAAAGTCGCTGTTATTTCCTGCGGCTGGGATCCCGGAATGTTCTCACTTGCGAGAGTTTATTCAAATGCTATTCTTCCTGACGGAAATGATTATACCTTCTGGGGAAAGGGTGTATCTCAGGGACATTCCGATGCTATCAGAAGAATTGAAGGCGTAAAAAATGCAAAGCAGTACACAATTCCTGTGGAAAGTGCACTTGAGGCAGTAAGAAGCGGTAAGAATCCTGAACTTACAACCAGAGAAAAGCACACAAGAGAATGCTTCGTTGTTCTTGAGGATGGCGCTGACGCAGCCAAGGTTGAAAAGGAAATCAAGGAGATGCCCAATTACTTTGCTGACTATGACACAACAGTTCACTTTATCAGCGAAGAGGAGCTTCTTAAGAACCACAGCGGCATGGCTCACGGCGGCTTTGTATTCAGAAGCGGCAAGACTGGAGCTGACAAGGAGCACAACCACATCATCGAGTACAGCTTAAAGCTTGATTCCAATCCGGAATTCACAACAAGCGTACTTGTTGCTGTAGCAAGGGCTGCTTTCCGTATGCAGAAGGAGGGACAGACAGGCTGCAAGACAATGCTGGACATTCCGCCTGCATACCTTTCAGATAAGAGCGGCGAAGAGCTTAGAGCACACCTTCTCTGA
- a CDS encoding helix-turn-helix transcriptional regulator — MPKGTNQKLKLYYLAKILLEETDDEHGLTMPDILDCLEQYGVTADRKSIYTDIEALNEIGLDVVGEKAGKYFVYHIGSRRFELAELKLLVDAIQSFKFITEKKSNTLIKKLTTLASTYEASQLERQLSVQGRVKTMNESIYYTVDEIHNAIAQNKKISFKYMTWNTEKKLVPKKNETYIISPWRLTWNDDNYYLIAFDAESGKIKHYRVDKMDKIAILDEKREGKEHFKAFDLAAYTNRVFGMFGGEGTVVTLTVKDEAVGILLDRFGKDISIKPSKKKGWSDVRTEVAVSEQFFGWLFGLGTIVKITAPASVVKAYKEELNKLQEFYK; from the coding sequence ATGCCAAAAGGAACAAATCAGAAGCTGAAATTATATTATCTTGCAAAAATATTATTGGAAGAAACTGATGATGAGCATGGGCTTACTATGCCCGATATTCTTGATTGTCTGGAGCAGTATGGTGTTACTGCCGACAGAAAGAGTATTTATACGGATATAGAGGCGCTTAATGAAATCGGTCTTGACGTTGTCGGTGAAAAGGCCGGTAAATATTTTGTTTATCACATTGGCAGCAGGCGTTTTGAACTTGCGGAATTAAAGCTTCTGGTTGATGCCATTCAGTCCTTCAAATTCATAACGGAGAAAAAATCAAATACTTTAATAAAGAAACTGACTACGCTTGCAAGCACCTATGAGGCAAGCCAGCTTGAAAGACAGCTTTCTGTTCAGGGTCGTGTAAAGACAATGAATGAGAGCATATATTACACTGTTGATGAAATTCATAATGCCATAGCTCAGAATAAGAAGATCAGCTTTAAATACATGACCTGGAATACTGAAAAGAAGCTGGTTCCAAAGAAAAATGAGACCTATATCATAAGCCCCTGGCGCCTTACCTGGAATGATGATAACTACTATCTTATAGCCTTTGATGCGGAGAGTGGTAAGATAAAGCACTATCGTGTGGATAAGATGGATAAGATTGCCATTCTTGATGAGAAGCGTGAAGGAAAAGAGCACTTTAAGGCATTTGACCTTGCGGCGTACACGAACAGAGTTTTTGGAATGTTTGGCGGTGAAGGAACAGTTGTGACACTCACCGTAAAAGACGAGGCGGTGGGTATCCTTTTGGACAGATTCGGAAAAGATATTTCAATAAAGCCATCAAAGAAGAAGGGATGGTCTGATGTGCGGACAGAGGTTGCAGTCAGTGAGCAATTCTTTGGCTGGCTGTTTGGACTTGGGACGATTGTAAAAATAACCGCACCCGCTTCTGTGGTAAAAGCGTACAAGGAAGAGCTCAATAAGCTTCAAGAATTCTACAAATGA
- a CDS encoding ABC transporter ATP-binding protein → MATNQNQSQKQNSTDNKKPAPKPCLSGRGLTKVFGVGKVQTVAVDHVDFDFNEGEIISIVGESGSGKTTLSKMLLGLISTTEGTIEYQGKPRDISTNAKKKEYWKNIQPIFQDPFSSYNIFYKIDAVLDDCLNMRGFKNLPEEQKIQMKTEACSFVNLKYAELTNKYPFELSGGQMQRLMIARIFLLKPKILMADEPTSMIDACSRATILDMLLKLRDEINMTIIFITHDIGLAYYISDKVYIMEHGKFVESGSAEEVIINPQADYTKRLISDVPKIYEKWDLDTVVN, encoded by the coding sequence ATGGCAACGAATCAAAACCAGAGCCAGAAACAGAATTCGACTGATAACAAAAAGCCGGCTCCGAAGCCTTGCCTCTCTGGTAGGGGACTTACCAAGGTGTTTGGCGTAGGTAAAGTTCAGACAGTGGCAGTTGATCATGTTGATTTCGATTTCAACGAAGGCGAGATTATTTCAATCGTTGGTGAGTCAGGAAGCGGAAAGACAACTCTTTCTAAGATGCTTCTCGGTCTTATCAGTACAACCGAAGGAACAATCGAATATCAGGGAAAACCCCGTGATATAAGCACAAATGCCAAGAAAAAGGAATATTGGAAAAATATACAGCCTATTTTCCAGGATCCGTTCTCATCCTACAATATCTTCTATAAAATAGATGCGGTTTTGGATGACTGCTTAAACATGAGAGGTTTCAAAAATCTCCCTGAGGAGCAGAAGATACAGATGAAAACTGAGGCCTGCAGCTTCGTAAACTTAAAGTATGCAGAACTTACAAACAAGTATCCTTTCGAGCTTTCGGGCGGACAGATGCAGAGACTTATGATCGCGCGTATCTTCCTGTTGAAGCCGAAGATCCTTATGGCCGACGAGCCTACATCCATGATCGATGCCTGCTCAAGAGCTACAATCCTTGATATGCTCTTAAAGCTTCGTGATGAGATAAACATGACTATCATTTTCATCACACACGATATCGGACTTGCTTATTACATCTCAGATAAGGTTTATATCATGGAGCATGGTAAATTTGTTGAATCGGGTTCTGCTGAGGAGGTTATCATCAATCCTCAGGCTGATTATACAAAGAGACTTATCAGTGACGTACCTAAGATCTATGAGAAGTGGGATCTTGATACAGTTGTAAATTAA
- a CDS encoding sugar transferase — translation MRNKKKKQGIYALCIKRLIDIVLSLIVLVCFSWLYLILAILVRFKLGSPVIFRQPRPGKDEKVFNLYKFRTMTDKKDENGNLLPDEDRLPEFGKKLRATSLDELPEFINILKGDMSFVGPRPLLVKYLPLYNAEQKRRHEVRPGLTGWAQVNGRNLLSWEDRFEKDVYYVDHLSFLFDLKIVFKTVAVVFKHDDVNSKTDATMEAFKGTPEK, via the coding sequence ATGAGAAATAAAAAGAAAAAACAGGGAATATATGCCCTGTGCATTAAAAGACTGATAGACATTGTACTGTCACTGATCGTACTTGTGTGTTTTAGCTGGTTGTACCTTATACTGGCGATACTTGTAAGGTTTAAGCTCGGAAGCCCGGTTATATTCAGACAGCCAAGACCCGGCAAGGATGAGAAGGTTTTCAACCTTTATAAATTCAGGACAATGACTGATAAAAAGGATGAAAACGGAAATCTTCTTCCGGATGAGGACAGACTGCCTGAGTTTGGTAAAAAGCTTCGTGCCACAAGTCTTGATGAGCTTCCGGAGTTTATAAACATCCTTAAGGGTGATATGAGCTTTGTGGGACCAAGACCACTTCTTGTTAAGTATCTTCCTCTTTATAATGCAGAGCAGAAGAGAAGACATGAAGTAAGACCGGGACTTACGGGATGGGCGCAGGTGAACGGACGAAACCTTCTTAGCTGGGAGGATAGATTTGAGAAAGACGTATACTATGTTGATCATTTGTCATTCCTTTTTGACCTCAAGATAGTATTTAAGACGGTAGCGGTTGTTTTTAAGCACGATGATGTTAACAGCAAAACTGATGCTACCATGGAGGCCTTCAAAGGCACTCCTGAAAAATAA
- a CDS encoding beta-mannosidase, translated as MERILLNQNWKLHKIVDDKFINAVVPGTVYTDLLREGEMEDPFWKDNEDKALKLMDDDYEYICTFKKPSDADDYDNIFLHFDGLDTLTDIYLNGKKLGSTYNMHRIWEFDIKDELEDENELRVYFNSPTKYIKDAYEKAPTKGSEDAMQGFVHLRKAHCMFGWDWGAHLPDAGIFRPVSLLCFNKARFDSVLIRQDHENVKIDKDGNESGTVGLDFEFEIIDVDEEYSCSCGDNSEFELNVKIRITDPDGKVCEYNEETLDDIKIENPKLWWPNGYGKQPLYDVKVVLTDEKGNELDVWERKIGLRTCTVSTEKDEWGNEFCFVVNGVKVFAMGADYIPEDHLLGRVNPEVTRKLLDKAVFANYNSIRVWGGGYYPDDWFFDICDEYGILVWQDFMFACGVYDLTPDFEDNITAEFEDNLKRIRHHASLGLMCGNNEMEMFVDYGVWVSKKSEKRDYTIMYEYIIPNMMKEYAPDVYYWPASPSSGGCFDEPNDENRGDVHYWEVWHGNQPFSEYRKFYFRFLSEFGFQSFPAEKTVESFTDDPADKNVFSYIMERHQRNGAANGKIMNYMQQTYLYPNDFSTVIYASQMLQADAIRYGVEHFRRNRGRCMGAVVWQFNDCWPVASWASVDYCGRLKALHYAEKRFFAPILVSCQEEGEMTCGIPLNWLPREVKQEAVFNVANETRKDITAIVRWALRDASGKVIREDSSTLNVPALTSTWTEKVDFADADRFSQYVSYEAEVDGKVVSSGTVIFTMPKYFKYQDPKLTATVHDGKITVKADAYARGVEILNENEDLILTDNYFDMNAGEATVDVISGDTSKLRLRSVYDIR; from the coding sequence ATGGAAAGAATATTACTTAATCAAAATTGGAAGCTCCACAAAATTGTTGATGACAAGTTCATAAATGCGGTTGTACCGGGGACGGTTTATACAGACCTTCTAAGAGAAGGGGAGATGGAAGATCCCTTTTGGAAGGACAATGAAGATAAGGCACTTAAGCTTATGGATGATGACTATGAGTATATATGCACCTTCAAAAAGCCGTCTGATGCTGATGACTATGATAATATTTTTCTTCATTTTGACGGACTTGATACGCTCACCGATATCTACCTGAACGGAAAGAAACTGGGCAGTACCTACAACATGCACAGAATCTGGGAATTCGATATCAAGGATGAGCTTGAGGATGAAAATGAACTGAGAGTGTATTTTAACTCTCCGACAAAATATATTAAGGATGCTTATGAGAAGGCTCCCACAAAGGGAAGTGAAGACGCCATGCAGGGCTTTGTGCATCTTAGAAAAGCTCACTGCATGTTTGGCTGGGACTGGGGCGCTCATCTTCCGGATGCGGGAATTTTCAGACCTGTTTCACTTCTTTGCTTCAACAAGGCGAGGTTTGACTCTGTTCTTATAAGACAGGACCATGAAAATGTGAAGATTGATAAGGATGGAAACGAGAGCGGAACAGTTGGGCTTGATTTCGAATTTGAGATTATCGATGTGGATGAGGAATACTCATGCTCTTGTGGTGATAATTCGGAATTTGAACTTAATGTAAAGATAAGGATCACCGATCCTGACGGAAAGGTATGTGAATATAATGAAGAAACTCTGGATGATATTAAAATAGAAAATCCGAAACTCTGGTGGCCAAATGGTTATGGAAAGCAGCCTTTATATGATGTGAAGGTTGTTCTCACAGATGAAAAGGGTAATGAGCTTGATGTGTGGGAGAGAAAAATCGGTCTTCGCACATGTACAGTAAGTACTGAAAAAGACGAGTGGGGGAATGAATTCTGCTTTGTTGTAAACGGTGTTAAGGTATTTGCTATGGGTGCTGATTACATTCCGGAAGATCATCTTCTGGGAAGAGTTAATCCCGAAGTGACAAGAAAGCTTCTTGATAAGGCTGTTTTTGCAAACTATAACTCAATAAGAGTATGGGGCGGCGGATACTATCCGGATGACTGGTTCTTTGACATCTGCGATGAGTACGGAATACTTGTATGGCAGGACTTCATGTTTGCCTGCGGTGTTTATGATCTTACACCTGATTTTGAGGATAATATTACAGCTGAGTTTGAGGATAATTTAAAGAGAATACGTCATCATGCTTCACTTGGACTTATGTGCGGAAACAATGAGATGGAGATGTTCGTGGATTACGGCGTCTGGGTATCCAAGAAATCAGAGAAACGCGACTATACCATCATGTATGAGTATATAATTCCAAACATGATGAAGGAGTATGCTCCTGATGTTTATTACTGGCCGGCATCACCTTCTTCAGGCGGATGTTTTGATGAGCCTAATGATGAAAACAGGGGAGACGTTCATTACTGGGAGGTATGGCACGGAAATCAGCCCTTCTCCGAGTACAGAAAGTTCTATTTCAGATTCCTTTCGGAATTCGGATTCCAGTCCTTCCCTGCAGAGAAGACTGTTGAGAGCTTCACCGATGACCCTGCCGATAAAAATGTATTCTCTTATATCATGGAGAGACATCAGAGAAACGGAGCTGCTAACGGAAAGATAATGAATTATATGCAGCAGACCTATCTGTATCCGAATGATTTTAGCACTGTTATCTACGCATCCCAGATGCTTCAGGCTGATGCTATAAGATATGGGGTGGAACACTTTAGAAGAAATCGTGGACGCTGCATGGGCGCTGTTGTATGGCAGTTTAACGACTGCTGGCCGGTAGCATCCTGGGCAAGTGTTGATTATTGCGGAAGGCTTAAGGCTTTGCATTATGCTGAAAAGAGATTCTTTGCACCAATCCTGGTATCCTGTCAGGAAGAGGGCGAGATGACCTGCGGAATTCCGCTTAACTGGCTGCCCAGAGAGGTTAAGCAGGAAGCGGTATTCAATGTGGCAAACGAGACCAGGAAGGATATTACTGCTATCGTTAGATGGGCGCTGCGAGATGCTTCGGGAAAGGTTATTCGTGAAGATAGCAGTACTTTAAATGTTCCTGCTCTTACAAGTACCTGGACTGAGAAGGTTGATTTTGCAGATGCTGACAGATTCAGCCAATATGTGAGCTATGAGGCAGAGGTGGACGGTAAGGTTGTTTCTTCCGGTACGGTTATCTTTACAATGCCCAAGTATTTTAAATATCAGGATCCTAAGCTTACTGCAACTGTTCATGATGGAAAAATCACTGTCAAGGCTGATGCTTATGCTCGCGGGGTTGAAATCCTAAACGAAAATGAGGATCTGATCTTGACAGACAACTATTTTGATATGAATGCCGGGGAGGCTACAGTGGATGTGATTTCCGGTGATACTTCAAAGCTGAGACTTAGAAGTGTTTATGACATAAGATGA
- a CDS encoding YitT family protein, with the protein MKLDFKRGSIRLVVVLFAAFLMALNIQTFVNAGGLYPGGAQGITIIIQRIALKYFNTQIPYTPINIALNIIPIYIGFRYIGKKFTLYSMIMVLTNGFFVDLIPTHVITHDPLLISVFGGILAGVSLSICLEVDATSGGTDFISIFLSQRKGIDAFPIILAGNCVILTVAGFLFGWDKALYSIIFQYVSTQVLHIMYRTYQQQTLFIITDKPAEVCDIIFKVSNHGATLMHGEGSFEHNNKMVVYSVVSASDTRKLIPAIKEVDENAFINSIRTDRVQGNFYFKPRD; encoded by the coding sequence ATGAAGCTAGATTTTAAACGTGGCAGCATCAGACTTGTGGTAGTTCTATTTGCTGCTTTTTTGATGGCACTTAATATCCAGACCTTCGTAAACGCAGGTGGATTATATCCCGGGGGAGCTCAGGGAATTACTATCATTATCCAGCGTATTGCGCTCAAATATTTCAACACTCAAATCCCCTACACTCCCATCAACATTGCGCTCAATATTATTCCTATTTACATCGGTTTTCGTTATATTGGTAAAAAATTTACGCTATATTCTATGATCATGGTTCTTACCAATGGTTTTTTTGTTGACCTTATTCCAACCCATGTAATAACCCATGATCCTCTTCTTATATCCGTTTTCGGAGGAATTTTAGCAGGTGTTTCCCTTTCCATCTGTCTTGAGGTTGATGCCACAAGCGGTGGCACTGATTTCATTTCAATCTTCCTTTCACAGAGAAAAGGTATAGATGCCTTTCCCATAATCCTTGCGGGAAACTGCGTAATCCTCACGGTTGCGGGCTTCCTCTTTGGTTGGGACAAAGCTCTTTACTCTATTATTTTCCAGTATGTATCCACACAGGTTCTCCACATAATGTACAGGACCTATCAGCAGCAGACTCTTTTCATTATCACCGATAAGCCTGCGGAAGTGTGCGATATTATTTTCAAAGTAAGTAATCACGGTGCGACACTTATGCATGGTGAAGGCTCTTTTGAACACAACAACAAAATGGTCGTTTATTCGGTTGTAAGCGCTTCAGATACCAGAAAACTAATTCCCGCAATAAAAGAAGTTGATGAAAATGCTTTCATCAACTCCATTCGTACAGACCGCGTTCAGGGTAACTTCTACTTCAAACCCAGAGACTGA
- a CDS encoding ATP-grasp domain-containing protein, translated as MNILFTSVGRRCELLKDFRQTLGDKIKIVVTDNSPYAPAPAFADVVYRVPLISDVRYIPTILEICKNEKIDAITTLIDPEISILADYRAEFAALGVEVLAPYKETADLCFDKYEMFKYLTEKGIPTVLTFCTFSDFKKSYDMGKIDFPVFVKPRTGSGSVGARKVESLELLEELTARSPELIIQQFMDGKDMDADVYVDTFTHEPVAIFSKKKISTTIGGANKTISFKDDALFEFVKNAMKVFKFNGPLDMDLFYKDGQYYLSEINPRFGGAYLHAYGAGVDFPSLIYRNVVEKKANESIIGQYEENVCMLMYDSVVIEKLEDLEGRMKEIQ; from the coding sequence ATGAATATACTCTTTACCAGCGTTGGAAGACGCTGTGAATTATTAAAAGATTTCAGACAGACACTGGGAGATAAAATAAAGATTGTAGTTACGGATAACAGTCCGTATGCACCTGCACCTGCTTTTGCGGATGTGGTTTACAGAGTGCCTCTTATTTCGGATGTCAGATATATACCGACAATCCTTGAGATATGTAAAAATGAAAAGATAGATGCGATCACAACTCTTATCGATCCCGAGATTTCAATCCTCGCAGATTACAGGGCTGAATTTGCAGCGCTGGGAGTTGAGGTTCTTGCACCCTACAAGGAAACTGCCGATCTTTGCTTTGATAAATATGAGATGTTCAAGTATTTAACCGAAAAAGGGATTCCAACAGTTCTTACCTTTTGTACATTTTCTGATTTCAAGAAGAGCTATGATATGGGAAAGATTGATTTTCCTGTGTTTGTTAAGCCGAGAACAGGAAGCGGAAGTGTCGGAGCAAGAAAAGTAGAGAGTCTGGAACTCCTTGAAGAGCTGACGGCAAGAAGTCCCGAGCTCATAATACAGCAGTTTATGGATGGCAAGGACATGGATGCCGATGTTTACGTAGACACCTTTACACATGAGCCTGTTGCGATTTTTTCCAAAAAGAAGATTTCAACAACTATAGGTGGTGCGAACAAGACTATTTCCTTCAAGGACGATGCACTGTTTGAATTTGTGAAAAATGCGATGAAGGTCTTTAAATTCAATGGACCTCTCGATATGGACCTTTTCTATAAGGACGGGCAGTATTATCTTTCAGAGATAAATCCGCGTTTTGGCGGAGCATATCTGCATGCTTATGGTGCGGGAGTCGATTTCCCTTCATTAATATACAGAAATGTTGTTGAGAAGAAGGCTAATGAATCTATCATCGGACAGTACGAAGAGAATGTCTGCATGCTTATGTATGACAGCGTTGTTATCGAAAAGCTTGAAGACCTTGAAGGCAGGATGAAGGAAATACAATGA
- a CDS encoding SulP family inorganic anion transporter, translating to MKKDKIKPMLFSVIKKYTAKQFTTDVISGIIVAIIALPLSIALALASGVGPEEGLYTAIVAGFIISFLGGSRVQIAGPTAAFATIVAGIVAKDGMEGLMMATIIAGVLLIVMGLLRLGTLIKFIPYTITTGFTAGIAVTILVGQIKDFLGLTYPKGTVTIETTEKVEAIIQNISTINYQAVIVGVVCLAVLIIWPKFFEKIPASLIAVIVGIIMVKVVGLKVNTIGDLYTINGGLPKFHAPVFSWKLVRGSFSNGFTIAILAAIESLLSAVVADGMIGSHHRSNMELIAQGCGNIGSVLFGGIPATGAIARTAANIKNGGRTPIAGIVHSIVLLLVLVVLMPYAALIPMPTIAAILFQVAYNMCQWRPFTHLCKTAPKSDIIVLVTTFVLTVVFDLVVAIEVGMVLACLLFMKRMSEESSVRSWTYVDPDDDDLNKHDPDSIDLKIVPKHVRVYEINGPMFFGDADALANITTKEFTKCLVIRMRSVPALDATAMRALEMLHEDCKKKGVRLIFSHVNEQPMRTMKKDGFVDKVGRENFAAHIDEALELASK from the coding sequence ATGAAAAAGGACAAAATTAAGCCGATGCTTTTTTCCGTAATAAAAAAGTATACGGCAAAACAATTTACTACTGACGTTATTTCGGGTATTATTGTAGCGATCATTGCACTTCCGCTGTCAATTGCGCTTGCACTTGCGTCCGGGGTTGGACCGGAGGAAGGTCTTTACACAGCAATTGTTGCAGGATTTATCATTTCATTCCTGGGTGGAAGCAGAGTTCAGATAGCAGGTCCTACGGCAGCGTTTGCAACAATCGTGGCAGGTATCGTTGCAAAGGACGGAATGGAAGGACTTATGATGGCGACCATCATCGCCGGTGTTCTTCTTATTGTAATGGGACTTTTAAGACTCGGAACACTTATCAAGTTTATTCCTTATACAATTACAACAGGCTTTACGGCCGGCATTGCGGTTACAATACTTGTGGGACAGATAAAGGACTTCCTCGGACTGACATACCCCAAGGGAACCGTGACAATCGAAACTACCGAGAAGGTAGAAGCTATTATTCAGAATATTTCGACCATAAATTATCAGGCGGTTATTGTCGGTGTCGTTTGTCTGGCAGTACTCATTATCTGGCCTAAGTTTTTTGAGAAGATTCCTGCATCACTCATTGCCGTAATCGTGGGAATCATCATGGTAAAGGTAGTGGGACTTAAGGTAAACACCATTGGTGACCTTTATACAATAAACGGTGGTCTTCCCAAATTCCACGCTCCGGTATTTAGCTGGAAGCTTGTGAGAGGATCCTTCTCAAACGGCTTTACTATTGCAATTCTTGCAGCGATCGAATCACTTCTTTCAGCTGTTGTAGCTGACGGAATGATAGGTTCACACCACAGATCAAACATGGAGCTTATAGCTCAGGGATGCGGTAACATCGGCTCTGTTTTATTTGGTGGTATCCCCGCAACAGGTGCTATTGCGAGAACTGCCGCTAACATTAAAAACGGAGGAAGAACACCTATCGCAGGTATAGTTCATTCAATTGTTCTTTTGCTTGTGCTTGTGGTTCTTATGCCTTATGCAGCACTTATTCCTATGCCTACAATAGCAGCGATTCTGTTCCAGGTTGCTTATAATATGTGTCAGTGGAGACCTTTTACACATCTTTGCAAGACTGCTCCCAAGAGTGACATTATTGTTCTTGTTACTACTTTTGTACTCACTGTAGTATTTGACCTTGTTGTTGCAATCGAAGTTGGTATGGTTCTTGCATGTCTCCTTTTTATGAAGAGAATGAGCGAGGAGTCATCGGTTCGCAGCTGGACTTATGTTGACCCCGACGACGATGATCTGAACAAGCATGATCCTGACAGTATTGATCTTAAGATTGTACCCAAGCACGTTCGTGTATATGAGATAAACGGTCCCATGTTCTTTGGTGATGCAGATGCTCTTGCAAACATCACTACCAAGGAATTTACAAAGTGCCTTGTTATCAGAATGAGAAGTGTGCCTGCTCTTGATGCTACAGCCATGAGAGCACTTGAAATGCTTCATGAGGATTGCAAGAAGAAGGGTGTTCGCCTCATCTTCTCACATGTTAATGAGCAGCCTATGAGAACCATGAAAAAGGATGGATTTGTGGATAAGGTTGGACGTGAGAACTTTGCAGCTCACATTGATGAAGCACTTGAGCTTGCGTCAAAGTAA
- a CDS encoding glycosyltransferase family 4 protein, whose product MKILILSNYANGLWLFRKELLKSFLDAGHEVLISVPPDENCVKLREYCTRIIETPLSRHGSNPVQDYGLFKGYRKMIRREKPQVVLTYTIKPNIYGGLACKLTRTPYICNITGLGVAIENGGMMSKVLIGLYKTATSRANKVFFQNERNRKFMQDRGVARKNSGLLPGSGVNLNDHPFHEYPDEAEGIHFLAVIRVMKDKGIAEYLEAADRISGEYENVHFDLVGEFEEDERAVYEPQIKALEEKGRLSYHGHLDTVEPVMAKSHVIVHPSYHEGMSNVLLEAAACGRPLLCSNIHGCIEALDPGKSGFTFDAKSADSLVSSIKKMLSLTEDERRHMGRCARDYIEKYFDRQIVIDAYKKELKKISS is encoded by the coding sequence ATGAAAATACTGATACTGTCAAATTATGCCAATGGTCTTTGGCTTTTCAGAAAAGAGCTTTTAAAGTCATTTCTGGATGCGGGACATGAGGTTTTGATCTCTGTTCCTCCGGATGAGAACTGTGTAAAGCTAAGAGAATATTGTACTAGAATTATAGAAACACCTCTTTCGAGGCACGGAAGTAACCCGGTGCAGGACTATGGACTTTTTAAGGGTTACAGAAAAATGATAAGAAGAGAAAAGCCGCAGGTTGTTCTTACATATACTATAAAGCCCAATATATACGGGGGACTTGCCTGCAAGCTTACAAGAACACCCTACATTTGTAATATTACAGGACTTGGAGTAGCTATTGAAAACGGCGGAATGATGAGCAAGGTTCTGATAGGTTTATACAAAACCGCTACATCCCGCGCAAATAAGGTCTTTTTCCAGAACGAGAGAAACAGAAAGTTCATGCAGGACAGAGGCGTTGCGAGGAAAAACAGCGGCCTTTTGCCGGGGTCGGGTGTAAATTTAAATGACCATCCTTTTCATGAATATCCGGATGAGGCTGAGGGAATTCATTTTCTTGCGGTAATAAGGGTCATGAAGGATAAGGGAATCGCCGAGTACCTTGAAGCTGCAGACAGGATTTCCGGGGAGTATGAGAACGTGCACTTTGATCTTGTGGGAGAGTTCGAGGAGGACGAGAGAGCAGTTTATGAGCCACAGATAAAGGCTCTTGAGGAAAAAGGAAGGCTATCCTATCACGGACATTTGGATACTGTTGAGCCGGTTATGGCAAAGAGTCATGTGATCGTGCATCCTTCATATCATGAGGGAATGTCAAACGTTCTTCTGGAAGCAGCTGCCTGCGGAAGACCTCTTTTGTGTTCGAATATCCACGGCTGCATAGAGGCTCTTGATCCGGGAAAGAGCGGCTTTACATTTGATGCTAAGAGCGCGGATTCACTGGTTTCTTCAATTAAGAAGATGCTCTCGCTAACTGAAGATGAGCGTCGTCATATGGGAAGATGTGCACGTGATTATATAGAGAAATATTTTGACAGGCAGATAGTTATTGATGCGTACAAGAAAGAACTTAAGAAAATAAGTTCTTAA